One genomic segment of Hordeum vulgare subsp. vulgare chromosome 2H, MorexV3_pseudomolecules_assembly, whole genome shotgun sequence includes these proteins:
- the LOC123429846 gene encoding putative cell wall protein: MASKSASLLILAALVAAACLAGQGSAARHLPAEKPAEDAVKRPDTFQEGTALIPGIGRYELGTHYIPDIGGLDHSIPAAANGQFIPGADDTWVPNPGFEVPNPFRPGSDSP, translated from the coding sequence ATGGCCAGCAAGTCGGCGTCCCTGCTGATCCTCGCGGCGCTGGTGGCCGCGGCGTGCCTCGCCGGGCAGGGCTCGGCGGCGCGCCATCTGCCGGCAGAGAAACCCGCGGAGGACGCGGTGAAGCGACCGGACACGTTCCAGGAGGGGACGGCGCTGATCCCGGGGATCGGGAGGTACGAACTGGGCACCCACTACATCCCGGACATCGGCGGGCTCGACCACAGCATCCCGGCCGCCGCCAACGGGCAGTTCATCCCCGGGGCCGACGACACCTGGGTGCCCAACCCCGGCTTCGAGGTGCCCAACCCTTTCCGCCCCGGCTCCGACTCTCCCTGA